One genomic region from Vanacampus margaritifer isolate UIUO_Vmar chromosome 2, RoL_Vmar_1.0, whole genome shotgun sequence encodes:
- the LOC144045001 gene encoding neurexophilin-1, producing MRGFILLLLNGTACLVALSQEDDSSSTKSSSGDSSKTAGLLSSQATLSPLSRWMLHGRGRAANATSLELPYRTPAAFSKQEFSKQEFWEMLGSDLLKPDASGSRVKRRPIVKTGKFKKMFGWGDFYSNIKTVRLNLLITGKIVDHGNGTFSVYFRHNSTGQGNISVSLVPPVKAVEFDLERQSVVYPKDSKIFNCRVDYEKVDRSKRTSLCNYDPSKTCFQEQIQSHVSWICSKPFKVICIYISFYSTDYRLVQKVCPDYNYHNEMPYLPSG from the coding sequence GTGGCCCTGAGTCAGGAGGACGACTCCTCGAGCACCAAAAGCTCTTCGGGAGACTCCTCCAAGACGGCGGGTCTCTTGAGCAGCCAGGCAACCCTCTCGCCACTGAGCCGCTGGATGCTTCATGGCAGAGGTCGGGCCGCCAACGCCACCTCGCTAGAGCTGCCCTACCGCACGCCGGCCGCCTTCTCCAAGCAGGAGTTTTCCAAGCAGGAGTTCTGGGAGATGCTGGGCAGCGACCTGCTTAAACCAGATGCCTCGGGCTCCCGGGTCAAGCGGCGGCCCATCGTCAAGACGGGAAAGTTCAAAAAGATGTTTGGCTGGGGAGATTTCTACTCCAACATCAAGACGGTGCGGCTGAATCTGCTTATCACCGGCAAGATTGTGGATCATGGTAATGGCACGTTTAGCGTCTACTTCCGCCACAATTCTACGGGCCAGGGCAACATCTCAGTGAGCTTGGTGCCGCCCGTCAAGGCGGTGGAGTTCGACCTGGAGCGCCAAAGCGTGGTGTACCCCAAGGACTCCAAGATCTTCAACTGCCGTGTGGACTATGAAAAGGTGGACCGCAGCAAGCGCACCTCGCTGTGCAACTACGACCCGTCCAAGACCTGCTTCCAGGAGCAGATCCAGAGCCACGTATCCTGGATTTGCTCAAAGCCTTTTAAAGTCATCTGCATCTACATTTCATTTTACAGCACAGACTATCGCCTGGTTCAGAAGGTCTGCCCGGACTACAACTATCACAACGAGATGCCCTACTTGCCATCGGGATAG